The Thalassotalea agarivorans region GTCCGCTTGATATGAGAATGGATACCTCTAAAGGGCAAACCGCAGCGCAGTGGCTTGCTCATGCTGATGTTGAAGACATTAGTTGGGTACTAAAAACCTTTGGCGAGGAAAAACTTGCATGGCGAATCGCCAATGCAATTGTTGACGCTAGAGAAGAAACACCCATTGAAAGAACGGGCCAATTGGCAGCAATCGTAAAAACGGCCGCGCCTCAGCCAAAACTCAAAAAGCATCCTGCGACACGCACATTCCAAGCGATTCGTATGTATGTAAATAGCGAGTTAGAGCAGATTGAGAAAGCGCTTGATGCCAGTTTGTCGGTGCTTAAGCCCGGTGGCCGACTTGTTGTTATTAGCTTTCATTCATTGGAAGACAGGCTAGTTAAACAGTTTATGAAGAAACATTCTCAAGGTAAACAAGTGCCAAGAGGATTGCCAATAAGTGAAGAGGAATTACAGAAAGGAAAAAAATTGGCATTGGTAGGTAAAAAACAAAAGCCTAGCAAGCAAGAAGTAGATGAAAATATAAGATCGCGTAGTTCGGTATTGAGGGTCGCAGAGCGACTAGCTGATTAATATGGCTGATAACAAGAGCGTTCTGGTTTTAGACATTTGGCAAGATATTAAGCGTCATATGTTTAGCTACTTGTTAATGCTACTTGTTGTGATTTCAGCGTTTGCGGTGATTTATTTCACGCACATGAATCGCCAAACAACGAGTGACTTAGAAAATTTGTTAACCGAGCGAGATGAATTAGATATCGAGTGGCGTAATTTGCTACTGGAGCAAAATAGTTTAGCGGAACATAGCGAAATAGAAAAAAAAGCACAACGTGAATTGAGGATGCAGCGCCCAGAATCGGGTTCTGAAATAATATTAAAAATTAAATGAGCAAGGCAGTGAATAGTAAGAAAACAACACAAAAACCAAACACCGTAGCATGGCGTTTTTACGTCGTGATTGGTGCTATTGTGCTTGTTTATTTTGCGCTTACTGCACGTGCTGCTTACATTCAGATTATTGAACCTGACATGCTGAAAAAGCAAGGTGATCGTCGTTCAATGCGGGTTGCTAGTTCCAAAGTACAACGTGGTTCAATTGTTGACCGTCATGGCGACGAACTTGCCGTAAGCGTGCCTGTTGAAACGGTATGGGCAGATCCTAAAGTTGTCATGGATAAAAATGCCTTGGCAATGGTTGAGCATTGGCAAGCTCTAGCTGATGTATTGCATCAAGATGTGAATAAATTAACGCAACGCATTGTTCGCAATCCGGCAAAACGATTTGTATATATTGAACGCCAAGTTTCCCCTGCCATGGCTGATTACATTCAAGCCCTTAAGATTCCAGGTATTTATCTGCGTAAGGAATCTAAACGTTTTTATCCTGCTGGCGAAATTAGTGCCCACGTTGTTGGCTTTACCAATGTCGATGACAAAGGTATTGAAGGCGTCGAAAAAGTGTTTGATGAAACACTTACCGGTACAGATGGACGCAAGCGTTTTAGAAAAGATGCGAAAGGCCGCAAAATAGAAATTATTTCCGTGGAAGAGTCAACGCCACCACAAGATGTTGCTTTGACTATCGACCAGCGCATTCAAGCATTGGCATATAAGGAACTGAAAGGAGCGGTTAAAGCATTTAAAGCAAGCTCAGGCTCGGTGATTGTAGCTGATGTACATACAGGTGAGATTCTGGCGTTGGCCAATGCGCCATCATTTAACCCGAATAATAGAGCGAATACTGCAACGCATCGTTTTAGAAACCGCGCGATTACAGATACCTTTGAACCGGGCTCAACAATGAAGCCTTTGTCTGTATTGAGCGCTTTAGAGTTTGGTAGCGCAGAACTAGACACCGTGGTAAACACTAGCCCGGGTTGGATGAGACTAGGTGGACGCCGTGTTAG contains the following coding sequences:
- the rsmH gene encoding 16S rRNA (cytosine(1402)-N(4))-methyltransferase RsmH, which produces MSAENLHISVLLQPAIDNLAIDPDGTYIDCTFGRGGHSGLILNHLSENGRLIAIDRDPTAIEAAKKYADDSRFLIEHHGFSELANIAVKHEITGKVDGILFDLGVSSPQLDVAERGFSFMNDGPLDMRMDTSKGQTAAQWLAHADVEDISWVLKTFGEEKLAWRIANAIVDAREETPIERTGQLAAIVKTAAPQPKLKKHPATRTFQAIRMYVNSELEQIEKALDASLSVLKPGGRLVVISFHSLEDRLVKQFMKKHSQGKQVPRGLPISEEELQKGKKLALVGKKQKPSKQEVDENIRSRSSVLRVAERLAD
- the ftsL gene encoding cell division protein FtsL; amino-acid sequence: MADNKSVLVLDIWQDIKRHMFSYLLMLLVVISAFAVIYFTHMNRQTTSDLENLLTERDELDIEWRNLLLEQNSLAEHSEIEKKAQRELRMQRPESGSEIILKIK
- a CDS encoding penicillin-binding transpeptidase domain-containing protein yields the protein MSKAVNSKKTTQKPNTVAWRFYVVIGAIVLVYFALTARAAYIQIIEPDMLKKQGDRRSMRVASSKVQRGSIVDRHGDELAVSVPVETVWADPKVVMDKNALAMVEHWQALADVLHQDVNKLTQRIVRNPAKRFVYIERQVSPAMADYIQALKIPGIYLRKESKRFYPAGEISAHVVGFTNVDDKGIEGVEKVFDETLTGTDGRKRFRKDAKGRKIEIISVEESTPPQDVALTIDQRIQALAYKELKGAVKAFKASSGSVIVADVHTGEILALANAPSFNPNNRANTATHRFRNRAITDTFEPGSTMKPLSVLSALEFGSAELDTVVNTSPGWMRLGGRRVSDPINRGKLTLPEILATSSNMGTTKLALSMPKEFLLDRFFDAGFAEDTGTGLAGEHTGVMHDRPRWSKFELATLSFGYGLAITPMQLARFYATLANGGIKRPFSIVKQEHVPEGEQIFTPELTSELVTMLEGVVTNGGAPKAKVDGYRVGGKTGTIKKAVAGGYGNDYVGLFAGVAPISNPRLVVVVVINEPGGDLYHGSDVSAPVFSRVMKGSLRLLNIAPDQVSPKQLAKSVDKEDDNA